From one Catellatospora sp. IY07-71 genomic stretch:
- a CDS encoding FAD-binding oxidoreductase produces the protein MTSLWSDTAGGAGAPRPPLPGDLDADVAIVGAGYTGLWTAYYLRRADPGLRIAIVEAAHAGFGASGRNGGWCSGLLPISLPRLEKLHGRAAAIAFQQAMIDTVDEVGRIAAAEGIDCDWAKGGTLGLARSAAQWRAARAEAALAASYGFDLHLLDRAATLDRCGATSVHGATWSPHCAAVHPLRLALGLAATVERQGTVIYEGTRALELAPGRVRTTYGTVRAPYVVRATEGYTPDLPGHRRDVVPVYSLMIATEPLPKTFWDEAGLDRRETFTDHRRMVIYGQRTADDRLAFGGRGAPYHFGSAVRPSFDHEPSVHLALRNTLTDLFPALDGAKLTHVWGGPLGIARDWHPSTGLDRATGLAWAGGYVGDGVAAGNLAGRTLADLITGHESPLTVLPWVNHRSPRWEPEPLRWLGINTALHAVATLDRLTKEGHLLNAFRKGRAPS, from the coding sequence GTGACCAGCCTCTGGTCCGACACCGCGGGCGGGGCCGGCGCGCCCCGCCCGCCCCTGCCCGGCGACCTGGACGCCGACGTGGCGATCGTGGGAGCCGGCTACACCGGCCTGTGGACGGCGTACTACCTGCGCCGGGCCGACCCGGGCCTGCGTATCGCGATCGTCGAGGCCGCGCACGCCGGGTTCGGCGCGTCCGGCCGCAACGGCGGCTGGTGCTCCGGGCTTCTCCCCATCTCCCTGCCCAGGCTGGAGAAGCTGCACGGCCGGGCCGCCGCGATCGCGTTCCAGCAGGCGATGATCGACACGGTGGACGAGGTCGGCCGGATCGCCGCGGCCGAGGGCATCGACTGCGACTGGGCCAAGGGCGGCACCCTGGGCCTGGCCCGCAGCGCGGCACAGTGGCGCGCGGCGCGGGCCGAGGCGGCGCTGGCCGCGTCGTACGGCTTCGACCTGCACCTGCTCGACCGGGCCGCGACGCTGGACCGCTGCGGCGCGACGTCGGTTCACGGGGCGACCTGGTCGCCGCACTGCGCGGCGGTACACCCGCTGCGCCTGGCCCTGGGGCTGGCCGCGACGGTCGAGCGGCAGGGCACGGTGATCTACGAGGGGACTCGGGCGCTGGAGCTGGCGCCGGGGCGCGTGCGCACCACGTACGGCACCGTGCGGGCCCCGTACGTGGTCCGGGCCACCGAGGGGTACACGCCCGACCTGCCCGGACACCGGCGCGACGTGGTGCCGGTCTACTCCCTCATGATCGCGACCGAGCCGCTGCCCAAGACCTTCTGGGACGAGGCCGGGCTCGACCGCCGGGAAACCTTCACCGATCACCGGCGCATGGTGATCTACGGCCAGCGCACCGCCGACGACCGGCTCGCCTTCGGCGGGCGCGGCGCCCCGTACCACTTCGGCTCGGCGGTCCGCCCGTCGTTCGACCACGAGCCGTCCGTGCACCTGGCCCTGCGGAACACGCTCACCGACCTGTTCCCGGCGCTGGACGGCGCGAAGCTCACCCACGTCTGGGGCGGCCCGCTCGGCATCGCCCGTGACTGGCACCCGTCCACCGGCCTCGACCGCGCCACCGGCCTCGCCTGGGCCGGCGGCTACGTGGGCGACGGCGTCGCCGCCGGCAACCTGGCCGGCCGCACCCTCGCCGACCTCATCACCGGCCACGAGTCGCCGCTCACGGTCCTCCCCTGGGTCAACCACCGCTCCCCCCGCTGGGAGCCCGAACCCCTCCGCTGGCTGGGCATCAACACCGCCCTGCACGCCGTAGCCACCCTCGACCGCCTGACAAAGGAAGGGCACCTTCTTAACGCTTTCCGTAAAGGAAGGGCACCTTCTTAA